Genomic segment of Sphingobium sp. CR2-8:
CGAGGACGATCCCCTTACCAGCGCGAAAGCCTGCTTGACGGATTTCGCGCTCTTTCGCGAAACGGGCTGCGCCATGCAACGGCGGTTGGCGCTTAGCGAGCCACCACAGCATGATCCCGGCCAAGACGAGTCCGACGACCAGACCAGCACCTAGCGCCTTCAGCACCACCGGATCATGCCGATAATACCAGAAGAATGCCGGCATCTTGAACGGATCAAATTTTGCGCTCGGCAGATCAAGGTAGAGCCAAGCCACGACCGATGCGATCGCAAAGGCCAATACGAGCGCGATCGAAATCCCGGCAGCGAGGATGGTGCCCCTCTTAGGCGGCATGGCGGGCTGCCGGATCATAGTAGATCTCGGTTATGCGGAACTCACCGTCGATTTTTTTCATCTGGACGACGACATCGACAAGGATTTTTAAGAGCGAACGGATGTCATCGCGGGCGAGATCAGCGCCGCCTTCGCTTTCCTTCACGAGCAGCGTCAATTGCTCGAATGCCAACTCGGCCGAGTCCGCATGGATTGTAGTGATCGATCCTGGATGACCACTGTTGACGTTGCGGAGATAGAAGAAGGCGGTTCCATCCCTCAATTCCTGAAGCAAGATGCGGTCAGGCCTCATACGCAGCGCGCTTTCCAGCAGCTCTTTGGCCGTGACCTTGGCTGTGCCGGTGCCATCCTTGCTGTAGATCATCTGGACGACGTTTTTATGCGGAACGACCAGCTCGCGAGTATCCTCAATCGTCAAAAGTCGTTCGTTCTCCGGGATTAGCTGGATCAGACCCTTGGAGAAGGTTGTTTTGCCGGAACCCGTCGCGCCTGAGATCAAGATATTGAGCCGGCTCTGAACCGCCAGCTCGAAAAACTCGATATGGCGCCCTGCATGAAGAAGGCCCTGAAGGCGCTCTTCCATGCTGCTGACCCGCTTGCTTGCCACCTTCGTTTCCGCGAACAATCCGCTGGCTTCGAAATCCTTCATCGAAAGCGTTTTCGTCGATGGTTTGCGCACCGTGATGGAAACGGTCCCGTCAGGCACTACCGGCGGAAGGACGAGCTGGACTCGCTCGCCGGTCGGGAACATCGTCGAACAGATCGGTGTCTCGCGGGAAACGTCCTGCGATGTGTAGGCCGCAGCGGCGGTTGCGAGCTGGTTGAGCGAGTCTAGCGTAAGGGCTTCCTCGCGTTCCCAAGTCCATCCTCCGCGCCGCTCGATGCCGATGATCTCAGGTTCGTTGATGACAACTTCCGTGACATCGGCATCATCGAGGTAGCGGCGCAACGGGCGTACCGCATGATCGAGGACCGCCGTGTTGCGAAACCCCACGGTGCTCATTTCAGGGCCAGTCCATAGACTTGCGAAAAGTCGAAATCCTTGGCGACGGTAATGGCCAGTTCGGTTCCTTGGTTTACCCTGACAATAGGGCGGATCTGCTGCGTGTCCTGCAACACCTGCGATGTAGTATCTCCTGGGGTGCGAAACACTGTCGAGCCTGCCGGACTGACCGCCTGACCCGCGATCTGGCCGCCAGCATCGAGCACACTGAAGAGCATGGCGGCACCGAAGCGCTGCCAGAAGAAACGGTCGATCTTGCCCGTGACGCCAGCGCGTCCGAGCGTGTCGGACGCTGGGGAGCCGATGTCGATAGCAACACCGCGCGGTGTGACGGCGCGCGTCCACATCGCAAACAGCCTATTTTGCCCTCGCTGCAAACCGCCCTGATATTCGCCGAAGACGCGAGTGCCTTTTTCGAGCAGCACCACTCTCCCGTTATCCGAATAGATGTCGCGAGGAATGATGCAGGTCGTGTATCCCGGCACGGTGCTGTCCATCGCTGTTTGCAGGGTGCAGGGAAGGATTGCGCCGGCAGTCACAAGATAGTTTCGATCCCCGATCATGCGCGCCGATGCAGTGCCGATTGCGGAGGTTTGCTTCAAGCCGTCGAGTTTGGTCGAAGGTGCTCGACCACTGCCGGTATTATCTGGTGCCGATGGGGCGCCATTCGCGCCGTCGTCCGCAGCATGACCCATGCTTTGATTGCCGTTGTAAGCGATCAGAGTCGACCGGCGGGCGCTATCGCTTAGCTGCCTAGCCTCGTTGGCTCGGCGTTCGGCTTCACCAGCCTGCCTGCTTTGTTGTTGGCCGCCTGCTCCGTATGGTGTGATCGGTTGACCGTCGGGGCCGATCGCAGGCACCTGTTCACCCGCGAGGGCGACCGGCGCATTGGGATCGCGTGGTGCAGTAGCAAGCGTCGGCGCAATGACTGTATTGGGATCGTATGGAGCTTCCACCGCTGGCGGCGGAGCCTTTCGCTTCGCATCTGGAATCTGTTTGTTGCCCCCCGAGCCTGTGACGAGGGTAAGGATTGTGAAGATTGCTGCGCCGCCAAGCGCGGCGCCGGCGATCATCTTCTTATTATCCCACTGGACGGCGTTGAGCGAAGGGATCTTGTTGGCCCGGTCCGCTGCCGGTGTGCGGTCGATCTCATTCACGTCAGGCGTGGCATCGACGTCAAATCGCTTATCGGACACGTCAGTTCTCCGTCGTGCGCTCAACCACTTCCGAGGCCGTGTCCGTTTTGGGATCGCGGCCATAGAAGCTGGGGTTTTCGTTGTAGATGCACAGGACAACCTTGCCCCTGCGAAGGCGCATTTCCTTGTAGACGCCGTGGATCACGACAAACTCGTCCCGCACATCAAAGGGGGCCGTTGCCTCGCTGCCGTCAGGATTAACGGTGAAAAGGGCCGGTATCTCGCGCTGGTTTGGGAAACGAAGGACCGTGAATTGCCCGTTGTCGCTGATCTCGGAGGGCTGGAGATCCGATGCACCTTGAACCTGATATGCCAGGTTCCGCTTCCCTTCGAGCACCCCAATATCGAGGGCCGTTTTGACCGCCCCATTCTGTAGCGCGAGAGCTTCATTCAGTTTCGCGCGCTGGGCGGCCAGTTGGGCTTGCTGCGCCTCATATTCGGGATAGCGAAGACGAACCTTGAAGAACGTACCCCCCGATCGCGCACTTGCAACGGCTGCCAGTTCGAAGGTGTAATTTCGCTTCGTGCCCTGAAAGTCCGTGACGACGATCAGGTTGGTCGCGCCGGCACGCTCGCGAGGTTTGACGAACAATGAATTTTCCGCGGGCGCCACTTCCCAGGAAACGGTGTCGCCCATGGCAACGAATTTGATGACCTCGCCAGGAGCAAACTCAATCTGCGTCGCGGTGCGGAAAGCGCTGCGAACCGAGATGACATTACCGTCGGTGTAGTTGACCTCCCTGATCCGAACATCCGGGCCAAGCTGGCGGGGGGTCTGTTCTGCCAGTGCCGGTACAGGCGCGAGAGTGAGGATGGCGGTGGCCATGAGAAGTGTGGGTTTCATCGCGTCGGAACCTCCGCGTCTGCTCGGTAGGACCGCACCTGAAACCCGAGCGGGTTAGCGTATCGACCAGATTCTGTTTCCGGTTTCGACAGCACATCGAATGTGATCGTTGCGATGGCAGGCGTCTCGATTGCTTGCTGGTCGCGCTCAAGCCGCTTGACGAACCGGACCTGGGCGACAGTCGGTGAGATGAAAGCAACGGAGCGGATCGCCACAAACACGGCGTCATTGACAGTGAACTGGTTCTGCGGGGAGTCCGGGTTGTCCTTCCGATAGAAGGTTGTCCAGCGCGTCTGCTCCTCCCGATTGGAAAGGGCGAGCACTTTACGGAAGAACTCTTCCCGTGCCTGTGGAATCCATCCTTCACGGTTGCGCACATAGTCGGCGAGGAAATATTTGCGAACCGCCTC
This window contains:
- the virB11 gene encoding P-type DNA transfer ATPase VirB11, with amino-acid sequence MSTVGFRNTAVLDHAVRPLRRYLDDADVTEVVINEPEIIGIERRGGWTWEREEALTLDSLNQLATAAAAYTSQDVSRETPICSTMFPTGERVQLVLPPVVPDGTVSITVRKPSTKTLSMKDFEASGLFAETKVASKRVSSMEERLQGLLHAGRHIEFFELAVQSRLNILISGATGSGKTTFSKGLIQLIPENERLLTIEDTRELVVPHKNVVQMIYSKDGTGTAKVTAKELLESALRMRPDRILLQELRDGTAFFYLRNVNSGHPGSITTIHADSAELAFEQLTLLVKESEGGADLARDDIRSLLKILVDVVVQMKKIDGEFRITEIYYDPAARHAA
- the virB10 gene encoding type IV secretion system protein VirB10, which gives rise to MSDKRFDVDATPDVNEIDRTPAADRANKIPSLNAVQWDNKKMIAGAALGGAAIFTILTLVTGSGGNKQIPDAKRKAPPPAVEAPYDPNTVIAPTLATAPRDPNAPVALAGEQVPAIGPDGQPITPYGAGGQQQSRQAGEAERRANEARQLSDSARRSTLIAYNGNQSMGHAADDGANGAPSAPDNTGSGRAPSTKLDGLKQTSAIGTASARMIGDRNYLVTAGAILPCTLQTAMDSTVPGYTTCIIPRDIYSDNGRVVLLEKGTRVFGEYQGGLQRGQNRLFAMWTRAVTPRGVAIDIGSPASDTLGRAGVTGKIDRFFWQRFGAAMLFSVLDAGGQIAGQAVSPAGSTVFRTPGDTTSQVLQDTQQIRPIVRVNQGTELAITVAKDFDFSQVYGLALK
- a CDS encoding TrbG/VirB9 family P-type conjugative transfer protein; its protein translation is MKPTLLMATAILTLAPVPALAEQTPRQLGPDVRIREVNYTDGNVISVRSAFRTATQIEFAPGEVIKFVAMGDTVSWEVAPAENSLFVKPRERAGATNLIVVTDFQGTKRNYTFELAAVASARSGGTFFKVRLRYPEYEAQQAQLAAQRAKLNEALALQNGAVKTALDIGVLEGKRNLAYQVQGASDLQPSEISDNGQFTVLRFPNQREIPALFTVNPDGSEATAPFDVRDEFVVIHGVYKEMRLRRGKVVLCIYNENPSFYGRDPKTDTASEVVERTTEN
- a CDS encoding virB8 family protein; translation: MAIGVRDQDEDLKAYFAEAESWDRDRFVVAARSRRLAWIVAGVATTLAVVSVGSVMALSPLKTVVPYVVTVDRSTGATDVTQELRGDKAITYDEAVRKYFLADYVRNREGWIPQAREEFFRKVLALSNREEQTRWTTFYRKDNPDSPQNQFTVNDAVFVAIRSVAFISPTVAQVRFVKRLERDQQAIETPAIATITFDVLSKPETESGRYANPLGFQVRSYRADAEVPTR